A region of Geobacillus sp. 46C-IIa DNA encodes the following proteins:
- a CDS encoding RNA polymerase sigma factor → MERELIERIRHGDEGAFAELYQLYAEYALRVAAAVTGSSANAVDAVQETFIRVYDHIGRFDPSRPFRPWFYRILINECRRFMKKQRAVAILNEEMGAAGFLSYEERYAFAQYEELYKAIGRLKEKQRIPIVLKYLQGFTDEEIADILDLNVNTVKSRLFKARGQLMKWMKIEGERGAING, encoded by the coding sequence ATGGAGAGGGAGCTGATCGAGCGGATTCGGCACGGCGATGAAGGAGCATTCGCTGAATTGTATCAGCTTTACGCAGAATATGCTTTGCGCGTGGCGGCAGCGGTGACCGGAAGCAGTGCGAACGCGGTGGATGCTGTACAGGAAACGTTTATCCGCGTATATGACCATATCGGGCGCTTTGACCCCTCTAGGCCGTTTCGGCCATGGTTTTACCGCATTTTGATCAATGAATGCCGGCGGTTTATGAAAAAACAGCGCGCTGTTGCCATCTTGAACGAGGAGATGGGAGCTGCCGGTTTTCTGTCGTATGAAGAGCGTTACGCGTTTGCACAGTATGAAGAGCTGTACAAAGCGATCGGGCGGTTGAAGGAAAAGCAGCGTATTCCCATAGTGCTGAAATATTTGCAAGGATTCACCGATGAGGAAATCGCCGACATTCTCGATTTAAACGTCAATACTGTAAAATCGCGGCTGTTTAAAGCGCGAGGCCAACTAATGAAATGGATGAAAATAGAGGGAGAAAGGGGTGCGATAAATGGATGA
- a CDS encoding glycosyltransferase family 8 protein, protein MFRILVTADANYLPPLKVLMHSLFCNNRRPFTFYLLYSRIAEEEIRALSDFVRKQGHELMPIYVDPQLFHDAPVFRHYTAEMYYRLAAHLFLPSDVERVLYLDPDIVAINPIDELYEMDFEGNWFIAAEHTHSTKVANLFNKLRLKTPNAKGYFNTGVMMMDIAMMRQHVRLEEIYQFIRDNRFKLVLPDQDVLNGLYWDKIKPVDGYRYNYDARYYDFLQLLPNPKHDLSWIEKHTVFIHYCGKEKPWKPNYKGELGLFYRRYSQMLQLEGETMV, encoded by the coding sequence ATGTTCCGCATTTTAGTGACGGCAGACGCCAATTATCTTCCGCCGTTAAAAGTGCTCATGCATTCGTTATTTTGCAATAACCGGCGCCCGTTTACGTTTTATTTGCTTTATTCGCGCATTGCGGAGGAGGAGATCCGAGCGCTTAGTGATTTCGTCCGCAAGCAAGGGCATGAACTGATGCCGATTTATGTCGACCCACAACTGTTTCATGATGCTCCGGTGTTTCGTCACTATACGGCCGAGATGTATTATCGGCTGGCGGCCCATTTGTTTCTGCCTTCGGATGTCGAGCGCGTATTGTACCTTGACCCGGATATTGTCGCCATTAACCCGATCGATGAACTGTATGAGATGGATTTTGAAGGAAATTGGTTTATCGCTGCCGAACATACACATTCCACGAAAGTGGCCAACTTGTTCAACAAGCTTCGGTTAAAGACGCCGAATGCCAAAGGCTATTTCAACACAGGCGTAATGATGATGGACATAGCGATGATGCGGCAACACGTCCGGCTAGAGGAGATTTATCAGTTCATTCGCGACAACCGGTTTAAGCTCGTCCTCCCCGATCAAGATGTGCTTAACGGGCTGTATTGGGACAAAATCAAACCGGTCGACGGCTACCGCTACAATTACGACGCCCGTTACTATGACTTTTTACAGCTGTTGCCGAATCCAAAGCATGATTTATCTTGGATTGAGAAGCATACGGTCTTCATTCATTATTGCGGCAAAGAAAAACCATGGAAACCTAATTACAAAGGGGAGCTTGGACTGTTTTACAGGCGATATAGCCAAATGCTCCAGTTGGAAGGAGAAACGATGGTGTAA
- a CDS encoding GNAT family N-acetyltransferase, producing MLKKRELQDCHALYELIVHPDVFPFVRQKAGSYEEFLFMTKQLIEAEERGELISRTILDEWGNPIGTISLFDIEDGAGFLGTWLGKPYHGLGYNRRAKEAFFHELFYELSIETVFLRIRKVNVRSIKAAEKLPYVMPANETRRALLEQIGADVYNLYEITKDNYTLYTMRHPSFTLEEEQRKEA from the coding sequence ATGCTGAAAAAGCGCGAGCTGCAAGACTGCCATGCGCTGTATGAGCTGATAGTGCACCCGGATGTCTTCCCTTTTGTGCGCCAGAAAGCCGGCTCGTACGAAGAGTTTTTGTTCATGACGAAACAGCTCATTGAAGCGGAAGAACGCGGCGAGCTCATTTCGCGCACGATCTTGGACGAATGGGGAAACCCGATCGGCACGATCAGCCTCTTTGATATCGAAGATGGCGCCGGCTTTTTAGGGACGTGGCTTGGCAAACCGTACCACGGACTCGGCTACAACCGGCGCGCCAAAGAAGCGTTTTTCCATGAACTATTTTATGAACTTTCCATCGAAACGGTATTTTTGCGCATCCGCAAAGTCAATGTTCGCTCGATTAAAGCGGCGGAAAAGCTGCCATATGTGATGCCAGCCAATGAAACGCGGCGGGCGCTGCTCGAGCAAATCGGGGCGGACGTGTACAATTTGTATGAAATTACGAAAGACAACTATACGCTTTATACGATGCGCCATCCCTCCTTCACGCTTGAAGAGGAACAACGAAAAGAAGCGTAA
- a CDS encoding TIGR01777 family oxidoreductase, with the protein MHIAINGGTGLIGRALACYFSGQGHDVYIFTRSPQPSSGNIHYLSFNDSRKPDSIDVAVNLAGEPLNRKRWTAKQKAVIVDSRLQTTEAMVKYLHSLSKRPSLFINASAIGVYGTSDSAVFTEQTDDYGADFLAKTVRAWEAAARPIEQLGIRTVYARFGVVFARHGGALPMMVMPYRLFIGGRVGSGRQWLSWIHLKDVTRAIAYIAEHDKLSGPVNFTAPHPVQMDEFGRTVSRLLRRPHWLPVPAAALRLLLGEMSMLVTDGQRVIPEKLLQAGFRFSFPTLEDCLTDLFLPQS; encoded by the coding sequence ATGCACATTGCCATCAATGGCGGAACCGGACTCATCGGTCGGGCGCTCGCCTGCTACTTTTCTGGACAAGGGCATGACGTTTATATTTTCACCCGCTCACCACAACCTTCTAGCGGCAATATCCATTACCTTTCCTTCAACGATAGCCGGAAACCGGACTCCATCGATGTGGCTGTGAACTTGGCCGGCGAGCCGCTCAATCGAAAGCGCTGGACGGCGAAACAAAAAGCCGTGATTGTTGACAGCCGCCTTCAGACTACCGAAGCAATGGTCAAGTATCTCCACTCGCTATCTAAGCGCCCGTCGCTGTTTATTAACGCGAGCGCCATCGGCGTTTACGGCACCTCCGACTCTGCTGTGTTCACCGAGCAAACGGACGATTATGGCGCTGATTTTCTCGCGAAAACGGTTCGAGCGTGGGAAGCAGCGGCCCGTCCAATCGAACAGCTCGGCATCCGTACCGTCTACGCCCGGTTTGGCGTCGTCTTCGCCCGCCACGGCGGCGCCTTGCCGATGATGGTCATGCCCTACCGTTTGTTCATCGGCGGTCGGGTCGGCAGCGGACGACAATGGCTGTCATGGATTCATCTTAAGGACGTCACCCGCGCAATCGCCTATATTGCTGAACATGACAAGCTGTCGGGTCCCGTCAACTTCACCGCGCCCCATCCCGTGCAAATGGACGAATTCGGTCGTACGGTCTCCCGCCTGCTTCGTCGCCCGCACTGGCTTCCGGTTCCTGCGGCAGCACTTCGCCTTCTCCTCGGCGAAATGAGCATGCTTGTTACGGACGGGCAACGCGTCATTCCAGAAAAGCTGCTGCAAGCCGGGTTTCGCTTTTCATTTCCAACGTTAGAAGATTGTCTCACGGATTTGTTTTTGCCGCAAAGCTGA
- a CDS encoding CaiB/BaiF CoA-transferase family protein — MGGALDGVRVLDLSRVLAGPYATMILGDLGADVIKIEAPGGSDDTRFWGPPFQNGMSAYYTAVNRNKRSMTVDLKTEEGRKTVCRLAETADVVIHNFKTGTMDKWGLGYEALSRLNPRLIYCSITGFGETGPLAPLAGYDYIIQAMSGWMSINGTPDTGPLKVGVAVTDVFTGLYAAIAIEAALLAREKTGRGQKIDLSLFDCAIGALVNVAANYLLSGDIPKPLGNEHPNIVPYSTYEASDGPIVIAVGNDRQFQALCSLLSDRSIGADPRFQTNPGRVAHRDELNRRLNEEIKQRTRAEWQRLLAEKGIPCGPVQTLDELFRHPQTSAREMTVTMHHPAVGPLPLVASPLKLSGTPVSYRLPPPLAGEHNGEAETGWRNGQAPQSGQNESP; from the coding sequence ATGGGAGGAGCGCTCGATGGCGTCCGTGTTCTCGACTTGTCGCGCGTGTTGGCCGGTCCATACGCGACGATGATTTTAGGCGATTTAGGGGCCGATGTCATCAAAATCGAGGCGCCTGGCGGGTCGGATGACACCCGGTTTTGGGGGCCGCCGTTTCAAAATGGCATGAGCGCTTACTATACAGCTGTCAATCGCAATAAGCGGAGCATGACCGTTGATTTAAAAACGGAGGAAGGGAGAAAAACGGTCTGTCGCCTGGCGGAAACAGCCGATGTCGTCATCCACAATTTCAAAACCGGAACGATGGACAAATGGGGGCTTGGCTATGAAGCGCTGTCCCGGCTGAATCCGCGCCTCATCTATTGCTCGATCACCGGGTTCGGCGAAACCGGGCCGCTTGCTCCGCTCGCCGGCTACGACTACATCATTCAAGCGATGAGCGGCTGGATGAGCATTAACGGCACCCCTGACACCGGTCCGCTCAAGGTCGGCGTAGCCGTTACCGATGTATTTACCGGCCTGTACGCTGCCATCGCCATTGAAGCGGCATTGCTCGCCCGCGAAAAAACGGGGCGCGGGCAAAAAATCGACCTATCGCTCTTTGACTGCGCGATCGGCGCGTTGGTCAATGTCGCCGCCAATTACTTATTATCCGGCGACATCCCAAAACCGCTTGGCAATGAACATCCGAACATCGTTCCGTATTCAACGTACGAGGCAAGCGACGGTCCGATCGTCATCGCCGTGGGCAATGACCGGCAGTTTCAAGCGCTTTGTTCGCTGTTGTCCGATCGTTCGATCGGGGCCGATCCGCGCTTTCAGACGAATCCAGGCCGCGTCGCCCACCGCGACGAACTCAACCGGCGGCTGAACGAGGAGATCAAACAACGGACGCGGGCGGAATGGCAGCGCCTGCTCGCTGAGAAAGGCATCCCGTGCGGCCCGGTGCAGACGCTGGACGAACTGTTTCGCCATCCGCAAACGTCAGCGCGCGAAATGACGGTCACCATGCACCATCCGGCCGTCGGTCCGCTCCCGCTTGTCGCCAGTCCGCTCAAGCTATCCGGAACACCCGTATCCTACCGGCTGCCGCCGCCGCTCGCCGGCGAGCATAACGGCGAAGCCGAAACCGGATGGCGAAACGGGCAAGCGCCCCAAAGCGGACAGAACGAATCGCCATGA
- the recX gene encoding recombination regulator RecX, producing the protein MGTIVDIAVTKENAERFTIVIHRDDEPPLKLTVDQDVLLEFRLKKGMIIDDALLRDIVYADGVKKAYQQALYFLAHRMRSEHEMIGHLRKKGVADPVIEEVLRKLRAERYVDDEAFAAAYVRTQKNTSAKGPRLIRAELERLGVPASAIEQSLAEYSFSEQVAAARLLYEKAKKQRRAESTRAFLERVKQQLVRRGFSPEVAAVVLADERGRTEEEEREALHIQAEKIHRRYAHHPRPLYEQKMRQALYRKGFSLALIDEWLRRQDDDR; encoded by the coding sequence ATGGGGACGATTGTCGACATTGCCGTGACAAAGGAAAACGCCGAGCGGTTTACGATCGTCATTCACCGCGATGATGAGCCGCCGTTAAAACTGACGGTCGACCAAGATGTCTTGCTCGAGTTCCGTTTGAAAAAAGGGATGATCATCGATGACGCCCTTCTTCGCGATATCGTCTATGCCGATGGGGTAAAAAAAGCGTACCAGCAAGCGCTCTATTTTTTGGCGCATCGGATGCGCTCGGAGCATGAAATGATTGGGCACTTAAGAAAAAAAGGCGTCGCCGACCCGGTCATTGAGGAAGTGCTCAGGAAACTTCGCGCCGAGCGGTATGTCGATGATGAGGCGTTCGCTGCCGCTTACGTGCGCACGCAAAAAAACACATCTGCCAAAGGCCCGCGCCTCATCCGAGCCGAACTTGAGCGGCTTGGCGTGCCCGCGTCTGCGATTGAACAAAGTTTAGCCGAATACTCGTTTAGCGAACAAGTTGCGGCGGCCCGCTTGCTTTACGAAAAAGCGAAAAAACAACGGCGGGCGGAGTCGACTCGCGCCTTTTTGGAGAGAGTAAAGCAGCAGCTGGTGCGCAGAGGGTTTTCGCCTGAAGTCGCCGCCGTCGTCCTAGCGGATGAGAGGGGCCGCACCGAGGAGGAAGAGCGGGAGGCGCTGCACATTCAGGCAGAAAAGATTCATCGCCGCTATGCGCATCACCCGCGCCCGCTTTATGAGCAAAAAATGCGCCAAGCTCTTTACCGGAAGGGGTTTTCGCTTGCTTTGATCGACGAATGGCTGCGCAGGCAAGATGATGACCGGTGA
- a CDS encoding YfhE family protein has translation MAEKRKREKGKHTLTSAQEVSYARDFKMADQAGGYTAKKARH, from the coding sequence ATGGCGGAAAAACGAAAACGCGAAAAAGGAAAACATACGCTGACAAGCGCTCAGGAAGTGAGCTATGCCCGCGATTTTAAAATGGCCGACCAAGCGGGCGGGTATACGGCGAAAAAGGCGCGCCATTAG
- a CDS encoding DUF3870 domain-containing protein encodes MKTQFIAGHARLPAGMAAKSLYDTLTITAEIDKKYGVIVEASCTLATEHGRDYVARLLRGHSLRDGIDELLAQLDEGYLGKAHSALCAALKDLYKQFCKMDEKEQ; translated from the coding sequence ATGAAAACGCAGTTTATCGCCGGCCATGCGCGACTGCCAGCCGGAATGGCGGCGAAAAGCCTTTACGATACGTTAACGATTACGGCGGAAATTGATAAAAAGTACGGAGTGATCGTTGAGGCGTCGTGCACGCTTGCCACTGAACACGGGCGCGACTATGTCGCCCGGCTGCTTCGCGGCCATTCGCTGCGCGACGGCATTGACGAGCTGTTGGCTCAGCTTGACGAGGGGTATTTAGGCAAAGCGCATTCCGCGCTTTGTGCAGCGCTGAAAGATTTGTACAAACAATTTTGCAAAATGGACGAGAAAGAACAATAG
- a CDS encoding DUF2309 domain-containing protein — MNKSAMPLERTVGVLKRDHVQDRSLADMVKEAAKAIAPLWPISAFIARHPWMGIEGSLFADAADRLEQVYGIDLYPPMTVFHTALAKGEIDLAFVERRLQRWLDKQPLPAPRHEAERLCRALLWNDTVPEEAFGLAELAPLAEATQLRLTAVRPISARLGNITERLDQQMIKWCKLFYDESGASWTLPHRERGFYQAWRQLAAADPALSKEERKRLFDWPHDQNEALRQALEKLGVQDEDAVAYLEAHLLALPGWAGMAVWRSRQAGDEVDGLIGYLAVRLSLEWALAAPHLPLGEEENGDRNDVLPLLAAWFHWAGMAPEDWRRLRPDEQQARLAFADRFWRIDRRHLWLEAWEDTYEARLKEAVSTRLPVSEPERAAAQLLFCIDVRSEPFRRHLEAAGPFETYGCAGFFGLPIQTRALDSDNAHPSCPAIVAPQHEIRETADQEEAKPYRRRRDALRFVGETFKKIKQHILAGLLLPEMSGPWLGLHTLARSAAPAWAGRVIRRAETTTEQKRKTMLSLHRHSEDEAAGLPVGLTKEEQVQYVKQLLVNIGLTSSFAPLVVVCGHESETANNPYASALDCGACGGAAGAFNARVFAALANLPSVRAELAKEGMVIPEETVFVAAEHITTVDELRWLDVPPLSEAAQRSFDQLKQVLDGVSRHANAERMAKLPHVGGMPLDPVAEAQRRAVDWSEVRPEWGLAGNTSFFIGRRALTKGVHLDGRVFLHSYDWREDPTGEALAGIIAGPATVGQWINLQYYASTVAPHYYGSGDKTTQTVTGGIGVMQGNGSDLLTGLPWQSVAASDRELFHSPLRLLVIIEAPSYYIERLLNENGEFRQKVENGWLRLASIDPHSGAWVRWESTRALSM; from the coding sequence ATGAATAAAAGTGCGATGCCGCTTGAGCGAACGGTTGGAGTATTAAAGAGGGATCACGTGCAAGACCGTTCGCTCGCTGACATGGTCAAGGAGGCGGCAAAGGCGATTGCCCCGCTTTGGCCGATTTCGGCATTTATCGCCCGCCATCCGTGGATGGGGATCGAAGGGTCGCTGTTTGCCGATGCAGCCGATCGATTGGAACAAGTGTATGGGATCGACTTGTATCCGCCGATGACCGTGTTCCATACAGCATTGGCCAAAGGAGAGATCGATCTTGCGTTCGTTGAGCGACGGCTGCAGCGCTGGCTTGACAAACAGCCGCTCCCAGCGCCGCGCCACGAAGCGGAACGGCTTTGCCGCGCCCTCCTTTGGAACGACACGGTGCCGGAGGAAGCGTTTGGTCTCGCGGAGCTGGCACCGTTGGCGGAGGCGACGCAGCTGCGTCTGACGGCTGTCCGGCCGATCAGCGCACGGTTGGGCAACATCACCGAACGGCTTGATCAACAGATGATCAAGTGGTGCAAGCTGTTTTATGATGAAAGCGGGGCGTCATGGACGCTTCCGCATCGTGAGCGCGGTTTTTATCAGGCATGGCGCCAGCTTGCCGCCGCGGACCCAGCGCTTTCGAAAGAGGAACGGAAGCGGCTTTTCGATTGGCCGCACGATCAAAATGAGGCGCTGCGCCAGGCGCTTGAAAAACTGGGGGTGCAGGACGAAGACGCAGTGGCGTATTTGGAAGCGCATTTGTTGGCGCTGCCTGGCTGGGCCGGCATGGCAGTGTGGCGATCGCGTCAAGCAGGCGATGAGGTGGACGGATTGATCGGTTATTTAGCTGTCCGGCTCTCACTCGAGTGGGCGCTTGCCGCCCCGCATTTGCCGTTAGGCGAGGAAGAAAACGGAGATCGGAACGATGTTCTTCCGTTGTTGGCCGCTTGGTTTCATTGGGCCGGAATGGCGCCGGAAGACTGGCGGCGCTTGCGGCCGGACGAACAACAAGCCCGTCTGGCTTTTGCGGATCGCTTTTGGCGGATTGACCGCCGTCACCTTTGGCTTGAGGCGTGGGAAGATACGTATGAAGCAAGGCTGAAAGAGGCGGTGTCCACGCGCCTTCCGGTGAGCGAACCGGAGCGGGCCGCAGCTCAGCTGTTGTTTTGTATTGACGTTCGTTCCGAGCCGTTTCGCCGTCATTTGGAAGCAGCTGGGCCGTTTGAAACATACGGATGCGCGGGATTTTTCGGCTTGCCGATTCAAACGCGCGCGCTTGACAGCGATAATGCCCACCCATCGTGCCCGGCGATCGTCGCGCCCCAGCATGAAATTCGCGAAACGGCGGATCAAGAGGAAGCCAAACCCTATCGCCGCCGGCGCGATGCGCTTCGCTTTGTCGGTGAAACGTTTAAAAAAATTAAGCAGCACATATTGGCCGGCTTATTGCTTCCGGAAATGAGCGGGCCATGGCTCGGCTTGCATACGCTCGCTCGGAGCGCAGCGCCAGCTTGGGCCGGGCGGGTTATTCGCCGCGCTGAAACGACGACGGAACAAAAACGAAAAACGATGTTGTCGCTCCATCGCCATAGCGAGGACGAAGCGGCCGGACTGCCGGTCGGTTTGACAAAAGAGGAGCAAGTCCAATATGTTAAGCAACTGCTTGTCAACATCGGCCTGACGTCCTCGTTTGCCCCCCTTGTCGTCGTTTGCGGCCACGAAAGCGAAACGGCAAACAACCCGTACGCCTCGGCGCTTGACTGCGGAGCGTGCGGCGGCGCCGCCGGAGCATTTAACGCCCGCGTGTTTGCCGCATTGGCGAATTTGCCTAGCGTGCGAGCCGAGCTGGCAAAAGAGGGAATGGTTATTCCGGAGGAGACGGTGTTTGTCGCTGCGGAACATATCACGACCGTTGACGAACTGCGCTGGTTGGATGTGCCGCCGTTATCAGAAGCGGCTCAGCGGTCGTTTGACCAACTCAAGCAGGTCCTTGACGGTGTGAGCCGTCATGCGAATGCTGAGCGGATGGCGAAGCTGCCGCATGTTGGCGGCATGCCGCTCGACCCGGTGGCAGAAGCGCAGCGCCGCGCGGTTGACTGGAGCGAAGTTCGTCCGGAATGGGGATTAGCCGGAAACACCTCTTTTTTCATTGGCCGGAGGGCATTAACAAAAGGTGTCCATTTGGACGGAAGAGTGTTTTTGCATAGCTACGATTGGCGCGAGGATCCGACCGGTGAAGCGTTGGCAGGCATTATCGCCGGGCCGGCGACCGTCGGTCAGTGGATCAACTTGCAATATTACGCGTCAACTGTCGCACCGCACTACTACGGAAGCGGCGATAAAACGACCCAGACGGTTACAGGCGGCATCGGCGTCATGCAAGGGAACGGAAGCGACCTGCTGACCGGCTTGCCGTGGCAGTCGGTTGCGGCATCTGACCGCGAGCTGTTCCATTCTCCGCTCCGCCTGCTCGTCATTATTGAGGCGCCGTCTTATTATATCGAACGGTTGCTCAACGAAAACGGCGAATTTCGCCAAAAAGTTGAAAACGGTTGGCTCCGCCTTGCCTCCATCGATCCACATAGCGGGGCGTGGGTGAGATGGGAGAGCACTCGCGCCTTATCCATGTAG
- a CDS encoding YfhD family protein has protein sequence MGRSRGQRTRDKNKATLPQVPKQLKSDGIDVEYSEEFADHEDLEAQARAAAAGIRRQERKR, from the coding sequence ATGGGCCGATCTCGCGGACAACGGACACGTGACAAAAACAAGGCGACTTTGCCGCAGGTGCCGAAACAACTGAAATCCGACGGCATTGACGTCGAGTATTCCGAAGAATTTGCCGACCATGAAGACCTCGAGGCGCAAGCGCGCGCTGCAGCAGCTGGCATCCGCCGGCAAGAACGCAAACGGTAA
- a CDS encoding acyl-CoA dehydrogenase family protein has product MMNFDFTPEQEMLRQTVRKFVDKEIMPYIKEWDERGAFDRNIFKRLAELNLMGVCIPEQYGGMGMDYNSLAIVCEELERGDTAFRTAVSVHTGLNSLTLLQWGTEEQKQKYLVPQARGEKIGAFGLTEPNAGSDVASIQTTAVRDGDDYILNGQKTWISLADIADHFLVFAYTDKSKKHRGISAFIVERTMPGFSSRPIKGKLGIRSGNTGELFFDNVRVPKENLLGEEGEGFKIAMSALDNGRFTVAAGAVGLIMACLEASVKYCHERKTFGKEIGRHQLVQQMIARMEAGLQISRLLVYKVGFLKNEGRRCTRETSLAKWIACDYANQAADDAVQVHGAYGYSNEYPVERYLRNSKAPVIYEGTREIHTIMQAEYVLGYREDKPLRKTLPAWRPDED; this is encoded by the coding sequence ATGATGAACTTCGACTTTACACCAGAACAAGAGATGTTGCGGCAAACGGTGCGCAAGTTTGTCGACAAAGAAATTATGCCGTATATCAAAGAATGGGATGAGCGCGGCGCATTTGACCGCAACATTTTCAAACGGCTCGCCGAGCTCAATTTAATGGGCGTCTGCATTCCGGAGCAATATGGCGGCATGGGGATGGACTACAACTCGCTCGCCATCGTCTGCGAAGAGCTCGAGCGCGGCGACACCGCCTTCCGCACCGCCGTCTCGGTTCACACCGGGCTCAACAGCTTAACGCTGCTGCAATGGGGAACGGAAGAACAAAAACAAAAATATCTCGTCCCGCAAGCCCGCGGGGAAAAAATCGGCGCGTTTGGCCTGACCGAACCAAACGCCGGCTCGGACGTCGCTTCGATTCAAACGACCGCTGTCCGCGATGGCGATGACTATATTTTAAACGGACAAAAAACGTGGATTTCCCTTGCTGATATCGCCGATCATTTCCTCGTATTCGCCTATACGGATAAATCGAAAAAGCATCGCGGCATTTCCGCTTTTATCGTCGAACGGACAATGCCCGGTTTTTCGTCGCGCCCGATTAAAGGGAAGCTTGGCATCCGCTCCGGCAACACAGGCGAGCTGTTTTTTGACAACGTCCGCGTCCCGAAAGAAAACTTGCTCGGCGAGGAAGGTGAAGGGTTCAAAATCGCCATGTCCGCGCTTGACAACGGCCGCTTCACCGTTGCCGCCGGCGCCGTCGGCCTCATTATGGCGTGCTTGGAAGCGAGCGTCAAATACTGCCATGAACGAAAAACCTTCGGCAAAGAAATCGGCCGCCATCAACTCGTTCAGCAAATGATCGCCCGCATGGAAGCCGGCCTGCAAATCAGCCGCCTGCTCGTCTATAAAGTCGGATTTTTGAAAAACGAAGGCCGCCGCTGCACGCGGGAAACATCGCTCGCCAAATGGATCGCCTGCGACTACGCCAACCAAGCGGCCGATGACGCCGTTCAAGTCCATGGCGCTTATGGCTACTCGAACGAATATCCGGTCGAACGCTACTTGCGCAACTCAAAAGCGCCGGTCATTTACGAAGGCACGCGCGAAATTCATACGATCATGCAGGCGGAGTATGTGCTTGGCTACCGCGAGGACAAACCGCTGCGCAAAACATTGCCGGCATGGCGGCCAGACGAGGACTAA